A region of Pseudomonas putida DNA encodes the following proteins:
- a CDS encoding TonB-dependent siderophore receptor, which translates to MSMPLPSALNPLAKALLIRHSLRPQRALSRIGLGLALSTALVAQVQAQEWTLDIPAQSMNAALQALAQQTDTQLLYSPEDISGLRSSALKGRHDLQSSLRTLLQGTGLRYQIDGNTVTVTAAANGEGQMELSPTSVNSHALGATTEGTGSYTTGVTNTATKMNLSLRETPQSISVITRQRMDDQQLHSMTDVLTQTPGITMSQDGGERFNIYSRGSQINTYQIDGVTTTQENQTRTLPSTFFDTALYDRIEVVRGATGLMTGAGDPSGVVNIIHKRPTRHFQSYVQAGVGSWDYNRLEADVSGPLTDSGNVRGRFVAAKQDNNSFMDWYSQRKDIVYGVVEADVTDTTLVRFGVDYQKYKANGAPGVPLMYSNGQQTHFSRSTSSGARWAFDDYETLNYTLNFEQKLANDWEFKVAANYMDVDRDFADATYETASGSSSLDPVTLEASADIGKAHAEQVQKGVDVTLQGPFELLGQTHDLIFGWNWNEYNNDHFSALGSGSNSFNFGSWDNYMEKPDSYIPLLDFNINSRQSGYFAATRLNFTDQLHLILGARGTNYSYNYYSKVLTIARPPTDYHIGETGVVTPYAGLVYDLTPEQSVYVSYTDIFKPQSARDIEGKVLDPVLGKNYEMGWKGEFFDSRLNASAAVYWIERDNLAERTGQTIPDSTNGEEAYKAVNGAKTRGVDLELSGEILPGWNVQTGYSYSRTENGDGDRMLTQLPMDSLRFWTTYRLPGEFDKLTVGGGLNWNSGTSLYFSSYKTRATQDDYYVASLMARYQITDHLSTTLNLNNLFDEKYYAGFAGNYGHYGAPRNAQMNLRYDF; encoded by the coding sequence ATGTCCATGCCATTGCCCAGTGCGCTCAACCCGCTCGCCAAAGCCTTACTGATTCGTCACTCCCTTCGCCCCCAGCGTGCGCTGTCACGCATCGGCCTGGGCCTGGCGCTGTCCACCGCGCTGGTTGCCCAGGTACAGGCCCAGGAATGGACCCTGGATATTCCGGCGCAGTCCATGAACGCGGCGCTGCAGGCGCTGGCCCAGCAGACGGATACCCAACTGCTGTACAGCCCGGAAGACATCAGCGGGCTGCGCTCTTCTGCGCTCAAGGGGCGGCATGATTTGCAATCGTCACTGCGCACCTTGCTGCAAGGGACGGGGCTGCGTTATCAGATTGATGGCAATACAGTCACTGTGACCGCTGCTGCAAACGGCGAAGGCCAGATGGAACTGTCGCCAACCAGCGTAAATAGCCACGCGCTTGGAGCAACCACAGAGGGCACCGGCTCCTACACCACGGGGGTCACCAACACTGCCACCAAGATGAACCTGTCGCTTCGCGAAACCCCGCAGTCGATCAGCGTCATCACCCGCCAGCGCATGGATGACCAACAGCTTCACAGCATGACCGATGTGCTCACCCAGACCCCTGGCATCACGATGTCCCAGGATGGCGGCGAGCGTTTCAACATCTATTCCCGCGGCAGCCAGATCAACACCTACCAGATCGATGGTGTCACCACCACCCAGGAAAACCAGACCCGCACCTTGCCCAGCACTTTTTTCGACACGGCGCTTTATGACCGGATTGAAGTGGTCAGGGGTGCGACCGGTTTGATGACCGGTGCCGGCGACCCCAGTGGGGTGGTCAACATCATTCACAAACGCCCCACCCGCCATTTTCAGTCTTATGTACAGGCCGGGGTAGGCTCATGGGACTACAACCGCCTGGAAGCGGACGTGTCCGGGCCGCTGACTGATAGCGGCAATGTGCGTGGCCGCTTCGTTGCAGCCAAGCAAGACAACAACTCTTTCATGGACTGGTACAGCCAGCGCAAGGACATTGTCTACGGTGTGGTCGAAGCCGATGTCACCGATACCACCCTGGTGCGTTTCGGCGTCGACTATCAAAAGTACAAGGCCAACGGCGCCCCAGGTGTACCGTTGATGTACAGCAACGGCCAACAAACCCACTTTTCTCGCTCCACCAGTTCGGGGGCGCGCTGGGCGTTCGATGACTACGAGACGCTGAACTACACCCTCAATTTCGAGCAGAAGCTGGCCAACGACTGGGAGTTCAAGGTCGCAGCCAACTACATGGATGTGGACCGGGATTTTGCCGATGCCACCTATGAAACCGCCAGTGGCTCCTCGTCGCTGGACCCAGTGACTCTGGAGGCGTCTGCCGACATTGGCAAGGCGCATGCCGAACAAGTCCAGAAAGGCGTGGATGTCACCCTGCAAGGCCCCTTCGAGCTGCTCGGCCAAACGCATGATCTGATCTTCGGCTGGAACTGGAACGAGTACAACAACGACCACTTTTCCGCGCTGGGCTCAGGGTCGAACTCCTTCAATTTCGGCAGCTGGGACAATTACATGGAGAAGCCCGACAGCTACATTCCGCTGCTGGACTTCAACATCAACTCTCGGCAGAGCGGCTACTTCGCCGCAACACGTCTTAACTTCACCGACCAGCTTCACCTGATCCTCGGCGCCCGGGGGACTAACTACAGCTACAACTACTACTCAAAAGTACTCACCATCGCCCGCCCACCGACCGACTATCACATTGGCGAAACCGGTGTGGTTACCCCGTATGCAGGGCTTGTCTACGACCTCACGCCTGAACAGTCGGTTTACGTCAGCTACACCGACATCTTCAAGCCCCAGTCCGCGCGCGACATCGAAGGCAAGGTACTGGACCCCGTGCTGGGCAAGAACTATGAGATGGGCTGGAAAGGTGAGTTCTTCGACAGCCGCTTGAATGCCAGCGCAGCAGTCTACTGGATCGAAAGGGACAACCTGGCAGAGCGTACTGGCCAGACCATCCCCGATAGCACCAATGGCGAAGAGGCCTATAAAGCTGTCAACGGGGCGAAAACCAGAGGTGTTGACCTCGAGCTTTCTGGTGAAATCCTGCCAGGCTGGAATGTGCAGACCGGCTACAGCTACTCCAGGACCGAGAACGGCGACGGCGATCGCATGCTGACGCAACTGCCGATGGACTCCCTGCGCTTCTGGACCACGTACCGCCTGCCCGGTGAGTTCGACAAACTGACCGTCGGGGGTGGCCTTAACTGGAACTCTGGCACTTCACTGTACTTCTCGTCGTACAAGACCCGAGCGACCCAGGATGACTACTACGTCGCCAGCCTGATGGCGCGCTACCAGATCACCGATCATCTCTCGACAACCCTGAACCTCAACAACCTCTTCGATGAGAAATACTATGCAGGCTTTGCGGGCAACTACGGCCACTACGGCGCTCCGCGCAACGCTCAGATGAACCTGCGTTACGACTTCTGA
- a CDS encoding formylglycine-generating enzyme family protein, whose product MNAKTWLYRPAQITCLLLVSAYAHAAKPGDVFQDCKDCPEMVVLPAGSYVMGAPDDEAGRQPDEGPLHTVTFAKPFAMSRYQVTAGELDAYIKATGTVIKSGDDRPGRWCEASKPTYKQTARQPAVCVDYDEVQAYTEWLAKKTGKPYRMVSEAEREYAARGGSTGPFPFPFDEPGKYEISKHANTYGPRDGYTFTAPVGSYPANAFGMYDMHGNVYEWVADCYHESYEGAPSDGSAWIQDPKCIRAHMRGNDWGEPPIFSRSANRNDRLKTTRGDFLGFRVAREL is encoded by the coding sequence ATGAACGCAAAAACCTGGCTCTACCGACCAGCCCAGATCACCTGCCTGCTGCTCGTCAGCGCCTACGCCCATGCGGCCAAGCCAGGTGACGTTTTCCAGGACTGCAAGGACTGCCCAGAGATGGTAGTACTGCCTGCCGGCAGCTACGTGATGGGCGCACCCGACGACGAAGCCGGCCGCCAGCCCGACGAAGGCCCGCTGCATACCGTGACCTTCGCCAAGCCTTTCGCCATGAGCCGCTACCAGGTCACCGCCGGCGAGCTGGACGCCTACATCAAGGCCACCGGCACCGTCATCAAGAGCGGCGACGACCGCCCCGGCCGCTGGTGCGAAGCCAGCAAACCCACCTACAAACAGACGGCCCGCCAGCCCGCGGTCTGCGTGGACTATGACGAAGTTCAGGCCTACACCGAATGGCTGGCAAAAAAAACCGGCAAACCGTACCGCATGGTCAGCGAGGCCGAACGTGAATATGCCGCCCGCGGCGGTTCCACCGGCCCGTTCCCCTTCCCGTTCGACGAGCCCGGCAAGTACGAGATCAGCAAGCACGCCAACACCTACGGCCCGCGTGATGGCTACACCTTCACCGCCCCCGTGGGCAGCTACCCGGCCAATGCCTTTGGCATGTACGACATGCACGGCAACGTCTACGAGTGGGTCGCCGACTGCTACCACGAAAGCTACGAAGGCGCCCCCAGCGACGGCAGCGCCTGGATCCAGGACCCTAAGTGCATCCGTGCGCACATGCGCGGCAACGACTGGGGTGAGCCACCGATCTTCTCGCGCTCGGCCAACCGCAACGACCGCCTCAAGACCACCCGTGGCGACTTCCTCGGCTTTCGCGTAGCACGCGAGCTCTGA
- a CDS encoding DMT family transporter produces MSVICKASVASAATTSLFVLLWSSGAIVSKLGLAHASPFAFLLLRSALALAGLLMIGPLLGLRWPRSRGAILRALGTGCVLLGAYQIFYLLALNTHVTPGVMATVMGVQPILTVVLMERQRSWSRLFGLGLGLAGLVMVVYQSINLGGVSLVGMLFALLALGSMTFGSILQKRITDNPMGTLPLQYLAGFALCALFAPLQPLQVQWTGGFVGALLWMGLVVSLLATLLLYRLIAKGNLVNVTSLFYLVPAVTAVMDFLIFGNRLAPLSLLGMGLIVVGLLFVFRKPAARLAEA; encoded by the coding sequence ATGTCTGTCATTTGCAAAGCATCCGTGGCCTCGGCGGCCACCACCAGCCTGTTCGTCCTGCTGTGGAGCAGCGGGGCAATCGTCTCCAAACTGGGCCTGGCGCACGCCAGCCCGTTCGCTTTTCTGTTGTTACGCTCGGCGCTGGCACTCGCTGGCTTGTTGATGATCGGCCCGTTGCTGGGCCTGCGCTGGCCGCGCAGCCGTGGGGCGATTTTGCGCGCGCTGGGCACCGGCTGCGTGTTGCTGGGGGCCTACCAGATCTTCTATCTGCTGGCGCTCAATACCCACGTCACCCCCGGCGTCATGGCCACGGTGATGGGGGTGCAACCGATCCTCACCGTGGTACTGATGGAGCGTCAGCGTTCCTGGAGCCGGCTGTTCGGCCTGGGGCTGGGCCTTGCCGGCCTGGTGATGGTGGTCTATCAAAGCATCAACCTGGGTGGGGTATCCCTGGTCGGCATGCTGTTTGCGCTGCTGGCGCTGGGTAGCATGACCTTTGGCTCCATCCTGCAAAAGCGCATCACCGACAACCCCATGGGCACCTTGCCGCTGCAGTACCTGGCCGGGTTTGCCCTGTGCGCGCTGTTCGCACCCTTGCAGCCGCTGCAGGTGCAGTGGACCGGTGGTTTTGTCGGTGCGCTGTTGTGGATGGGGCTGGTGGTGTCGCTGCTTGCGACCCTGCTGCTGTATCGGCTGATCGCCAAGGGCAATCTGGTCAATGTCACCAGCCTGTTTTACCTGGTGCCAGCGGTGACCGCGGTGATGGACTTCCTGATCTTCGGTAACCGTTTGGCACCGCTGAGCCTGCTGGGGATGGGGCTGATCGTGGTGGGCTTGCTGTTCGTGTTCCGCAAGCCGGCTGCACGGTTGGCTGAGGCGTAA
- a CDS encoding DUF4265 domain-containing protein → MNAAYKKVLFRLEQGADGYPPASVEGLWAKAVEGGYEVDSIPFYVYGIAPGDLIGTRDEAGETWFDALRISGGRSVFRVIVKPPETLDQVRAALQDFGCNCEAEQAVKMLAVEVPSQRALDTLLYYLLTQREADLLDFEEGVLRHTIPEEFR, encoded by the coding sequence ATGAACGCAGCATACAAAAAGGTGTTGTTCCGCCTGGAACAGGGTGCGGACGGTTACCCGCCCGCCTCGGTCGAGGGCCTGTGGGCCAAGGCAGTAGAAGGCGGTTACGAGGTCGACAGCATTCCGTTTTATGTCTACGGCATTGCGCCGGGAGACCTCATTGGCACGCGCGATGAAGCCGGCGAAACCTGGTTCGACGCCTTGCGCATCAGCGGCGGCCGCTCGGTGTTCCGGGTCATCGTCAAACCACCGGAAACCCTCGACCAGGTGCGCGCCGCCCTGCAGGATTTTGGCTGCAATTGCGAGGCCGAACAGGCAGTGAAGATGCTCGCTGTCGAAGTCCCCTCGCAACGCGCGCTCGACACCTTGCTCTATTACCTGCTGACCCAGCGCGAAGCCGACCTGCTGGACTTCGAGGAAGGCGTGCTGCGGCACACCATCCCCGAAGAGTTTCGCTAG
- a CDS encoding DMT family transporter translates to MTPIALARLLTLAAVWGASFLFMRIIAPELGTVPTAFFRVSIACLGLVAILAVARVRWDFQGKLGACLVLGMINSGIPATFYSVAAQVLPAGYSAIFNATTPLMGVLIGVLFFREPMTLPKLSGIFLGLFGVGILSGAGPVALDMALLQGALACLAATTCYGFAGFLARRWVSGLDSRLSALGSMLGATLLLTPLFTWSALTQPPASWGGWQVWLSLLGLGLLCTAFAYILYFRLLEEIGPVKASTVTFLIPVFGVLWGAWLLDEPLSMAHLYGGLLIGAALWLVLRPART, encoded by the coding sequence GTGACCCCCATTGCCCTAGCCCGCCTGCTGACCCTTGCCGCTGTCTGGGGGGCGAGCTTCCTGTTCATGCGCATCATCGCCCCGGAACTTGGCACCGTGCCGACCGCATTCTTCCGTGTGTCGATCGCCTGCCTGGGCCTGGTCGCCATCCTCGCTGTTGCCCGAGTACGCTGGGACTTCCAGGGCAAACTCGGCGCCTGCCTGGTGTTGGGCATGATCAACTCGGGCATCCCGGCGACCTTCTACTCCGTGGCGGCACAAGTACTGCCAGCCGGCTACTCGGCGATCTTCAACGCCACCACACCGCTGATGGGTGTACTGATCGGCGTGCTGTTCTTCCGCGAACCGATGACCCTACCCAAGCTCAGCGGCATCTTCCTTGGCCTGTTCGGCGTCGGCATCCTCAGCGGCGCCGGCCCCGTTGCACTGGACATGGCCCTGCTGCAAGGCGCCCTCGCCTGCCTGGCGGCCACTACCTGTTATGGTTTCGCCGGTTTCCTCGCCCGCCGCTGGGTCAGCGGCCTGGACAGCCGCCTCTCGGCCCTGGGCAGCATGCTCGGCGCCACGCTGTTGCTGACCCCGCTGTTCACCTGGAGCGCGCTGACCCAGCCACCTGCCAGCTGGGGCGGTTGGCAGGTATGGCTGTCGCTGCTGGGGCTGGGCCTGCTGTGCACCGCATTCGCTTACATCCTGTACTTCCGTCTGCTCGAAGAAATCGGCCCGGTCAAGGCCAGTACCGTGACCTTCCTGATCCCGGTATTTGGCGTATTGTGGGGTGCGTGGTTGCTGGATGAGCCGCTGTCGATGGCGCACCTCTACGGCGGGCTGCTGATTGGCGCCGCACTGTGGCTGGTGCTGCGCCCGGCACGCACATGA
- the aceK gene encoding bifunctional isocitrate dehydrogenase kinase/phosphatase, translating into MSQHWPASEIAQMILDGFDDYREHFRRITLGARERFEQARWQDIQRAAAARINLYEEKVAEANGRLRQSFADEVLLDVEQWPLVKSAYIRLIDPRLDDELSETWYNSLFCSLFSHDQISDGCMFIHTTRPSMRSHERAAQTRTYPLEEGLKGLLRAIFADYRFDVPYGDLEGDLTRLEEQLRECLPNWVCKDPALAVELFSPVLYRNKGAYLVGRLYTPDEQWPLVIPLLHREDHGIEADALITDEAEVSIIFSFTRSYFMVDVPVPAEFVNFLKRILPGKHIAELYTSIGFYKHGKSEFYRALINHLASSDDRFIMAPGVRGMVMSVFTLPGFNTVFKIIKDRFSPSKTVDRATVIDKYRLVKSVDRVGRMADTQEFADFRFPRSKFEPECLAELLEVAPSTVALEGDTVLIRHCWTERRMTPLNLYLEHASEGQVLEALEDYGLAIKQLAAANIFPGDMLLKNFGVTRHGRVVFYDYDEICYLTEVNFRHIPPPRYPEDEMSGEPWYSIGPHDVFPEEFPPFLFADMGQRRLFSRLHGELYDADYWKGVQATIRDGKVIDVFPYRRKGR; encoded by the coding sequence ATGTCCCAGCACTGGCCTGCCAGCGAAATCGCCCAGATGATCCTCGATGGCTTCGATGACTACCGTGAACACTTTCGGCGCATCACCCTTGGCGCCCGTGAGCGCTTCGAGCAGGCGCGCTGGCAGGACATCCAGCGCGCAGCCGCGGCGCGCATCAACCTCTACGAAGAAAAGGTGGCCGAGGCCAACGGCCGGCTCCGGCAAAGCTTTGCCGATGAGGTGCTGCTGGACGTGGAGCAGTGGCCACTGGTCAAGAGCGCCTACATCCGCCTGATCGACCCACGGCTCGACGACGAGCTGTCCGAGACTTGGTACAACTCGCTGTTCTGCAGCCTGTTCAGCCATGACCAGATCAGCGACGGCTGCATGTTCATCCACACCACTCGGCCGTCCATGCGCAGCCACGAGCGCGCCGCGCAAACCCGCACCTACCCGCTTGAAGAGGGGCTCAAGGGCCTGCTGCGGGCGATCTTTGCCGACTACCGGTTCGATGTGCCCTATGGCGACCTTGAGGGCGACCTGACGCGCCTGGAAGAACAACTGCGCGAATGCCTGCCGAACTGGGTGTGCAAGGACCCGGCCCTGGCGGTCGAGCTGTTTTCGCCGGTGTTGTACCGCAACAAGGGTGCCTACCTGGTCGGCCGCCTGTACACCCCCGACGAGCAGTGGCCGCTGGTGATCCCCTTGCTGCACCGCGAGGACCATGGCATCGAGGCCGATGCACTGATCACCGACGAGGCCGAGGTGTCGATCATCTTCTCCTTCACCCGTTCCTATTTCATGGTCGATGTGCCGGTGCCAGCGGAATTCGTCAACTTCCTCAAGCGCATTCTGCCGGGCAAGCACATTGCCGAGTTGTACACCTCGATCGGTTTCTACAAGCATGGCAAGTCGGAGTTTTACCGGGCGTTGATCAACCACCTGGCCAGCAGCGACGACCGCTTCATCATGGCGCCGGGGGTGCGCGGGATGGTCATGAGCGTGTTCACGCTGCCGGGTTTCAATACCGTGTTCAAGATCATCAAGGACCGGTTCTCACCCTCGAAGACCGTCGACCGCGCCACGGTGATCGACAAATACCGGCTGGTAAAAAGCGTGGACCGGGTAGGGCGCATGGCCGATACCCAGGAGTTCGCCGATTTTCGTTTTCCGCGCAGCAAGTTCGAGCCGGAGTGCCTGGCCGAGTTGCTGGAGGTGGCGCCGTCCACAGTCGCCCTGGAAGGCGACACGGTGCTGATCCGCCACTGCTGGACCGAGCGGCGCATGACACCTCTCAACTTGTATCTGGAGCATGCCAGTGAAGGCCAGGTGCTCGAAGCGCTGGAGGATTACGGCCTGGCCATCAAGCAACTGGCGGCGGCGAACATTTTCCCCGGCGACATGTTGCTGAAAAACTTCGGTGTCACCCGTCATGGCCGGGTGGTGTTCTATGACTACGACGAAATCTGCTACCTGACCGAGGTGAACTTCCGCCACATACCACCGCCGCGCTACCCGGAAGACGAAATGTCGGGCGAGCCGTGGTACTCGATCGGGCCGCACGACGTGTTCCCTGAAGAGTTTCCGCCGTTTCTGTTTGCCGATATGGGCCAGCGGCGTTTGTTCAGCCGCTTGCATGGGGAGTTGTATGACGCGGATTACTGGAAAGGTGTGCAGGCAACGATCCGCGACGGGAAGGTGATTGATGTGTTCCCGTATCGGCGCAAGGGGCGGTGA